In Candidatus Edwardsbacteria bacterium, a single genomic region encodes these proteins:
- the tuf gene encoding elongation factor Tu, with the protein MAKAKFERTKPHVNIGTIGHVDHGKTTLTSAITKYLAEKGLAKAKSYEEIDNAPEEKARGVTINVHHAEYETLKRHYAHMDCPGHADYIKNMITGAAQMDGAILVVAASEGAMPQTREHILLARQVGVPALVVFLNKVDQVDDPELIEIVEMEVRDLLTQYGFPGDQIPFIKGSALKAMEGDPSEIGVQAIQGLMDAVDSYIPEPVRDIDKPFLLAIEDVFSITGRGTVGTGRIERGKVKVGDKVERVGVRETRETVVTGVEMFRKLMDDAQAGDNVGVLLRGIEKTDLERGMVLAAPKSITPHKKFKGEVYVLTKEEGGRHTPFFTGYRPQFFFRTTDVTGNLSLPKGVEMIMPGDNVTIEGELLTPIAMEKGLKFAIREGGRTVGAGTVTEIVE; encoded by the coding sequence ATGGCCAAAGCAAAATTCGAGCGAACCAAGCCGCACGTAAATATCGGGACGATCGGTCACGTTGATCACGGCAAGACGACGTTGACCAGCGCCATCACCAAGTACCTGGCGGAGAAGGGCCTGGCCAAAGCCAAGAGCTACGAGGAGATCGACAACGCCCCGGAGGAAAAGGCCCGCGGTGTGACGATCAATGTTCACCATGCGGAGTACGAGACGCTGAAGCGGCACTATGCGCATATGGACTGTCCTGGCCATGCCGACTACATCAAGAACATGATCACCGGAGCGGCCCAAATGGACGGGGCGATCCTGGTGGTGGCGGCCTCGGAAGGTGCGATGCCCCAGACCCGGGAGCACATATTGCTGGCCCGTCAGGTTGGTGTTCCGGCCCTGGTGGTGTTTCTGAACAAGGTAGACCAGGTAGATGATCCGGAATTGATAGAGATCGTAGAGATGGAGGTCCGTGACCTGTTGACCCAGTACGGGTTCCCCGGCGACCAGATCCCGTTCATCAAGGGCAGCGCTCTGAAGGCCATGGAGGGCGACCCGTCGGAGATCGGGGTCCAGGCCATCCAGGGCCTGATGGACGCTGTGGATAGCTACATACCGGAGCCGGTGAGGGATATAGACAAGCCGTTCCTGCTGGCCATCGAGGACGTGTTCTCGATCACCGGGCGTGGCACGGTTGGCACCGGTCGTATCGAGCGGGGCAAGGTCAAGGTGGGCGACAAGGTTGAGCGGGTGGGAGTCAGGGAGACCCGTGAGACAGTGGTGACCGGCGTGGAGATGTTCCGGAAGTTGATGGACGACGCCCAGGCTGGAGACAACGTTGGCGTGCTGCTGCGTGGCATCGAGAAGACCGACCTGGAGCGGGGCATGGTTCTGGCGGCCCCCAAGAGCATCACCCCCCATAAGAAGTTCAAAGGCGAAGTATATGTGCTGACCAAGGAGGAGGGCGGGCGGCATACCCCGTTCTTCACCGGCTACCGGCCTCAGTTCTTCTTTAGGACCACCGACGTCACCGGCAATTTAAGCCTTCCCAAGGGCGTGGAGATGATCATGCCGGGCGATAACGTCACCATCGAGGGCGAGCTGTTGACCCCCATCGCCATGGAGAAGGGCCTTAAGTTCGCCATCCGCGAGGGCGGCCGCACCGTGGGCGCCGGAACCGTTACCGAGATCGTGGAATAG
- the fusA gene encoding elongation factor G encodes MAQESLNKTRNIGIMAHIDAGKTTTTERILYFTGRLHRIGEVHDGAATMDWMEQEKERGITITSAATTCFWKDHRINIIDTPGHVDFTVEVERSLRILDSAVALFCAVGGVEPQSETVWRQADRYHIPRIAFINKMDRVGADFDDAVSMMRERLAAKAVPIQMPIGREEAFSGVVDLVTMKALTFDEKGEKTPEAGPIPKDLMADARKYHDSLVEQVAEFDEEAMHAYLDGKEITPEMLKRSIRKGALEIKIFPVLCGASFKNKGVQLLLDAIVDYLPAPTDLPPITGINPYTSHKEERHDSPDEPLAGLVFKIATDPYVGKISFVRIYSGVLKAGETVYNSNIDKRERVSRILMMHANKREDVDQISAGDIAALVGLKESRTGHTICDKTHPLVLEAMKFPDPVIAVALEPKSKADQDRMGLALAKLLEEDPTFKVKTDEETGQTIISGMGELHLEIIVDRMLREFSVQANVGKPQVSYRETIRKSVTSNIKFAKQTGGHGQFAHVVIHAEPKEAGTGFEFVNSIIGGNIPKEFIPSVEKGVKDGLESGVLAGYPVVDVKVELTDGSYHEVDSSDMAFRIASSMAARDALQKASSVLLEPVMDVEVVVPEVYMGDVIGDLSARRGKILGLVKRKDAQVIASMVPLSEMFGYATRLRSLSQGRAIYTMQFHHYEEVPRSVSEEIMEKSGSRH; translated from the coding sequence TTGGCGCAGGAATCTTTAAATAAGACCAGGAATATCGGCATTATGGCCCATATCGATGCCGGCAAGACCACCACTACCGAGCGGATACTTTATTTTACCGGCAGACTCCACCGGATCGGCGAGGTCCACGACGGAGCCGCCACCATGGACTGGATGGAGCAGGAGAAGGAACGCGGCATCACCATCACCTCGGCCGCCACCACCTGTTTCTGGAAAGATCACCGGATAAACATCATAGATACCCCGGGCCACGTAGACTTCACGGTCGAGGTGGAACGCTCTTTGAGAATATTAGACAGTGCAGTGGCGCTGTTCTGCGCCGTGGGCGGAGTGGAACCGCAAAGCGAAACGGTGTGGCGCCAGGCCGACCGGTATCACATTCCCCGGATAGCCTTCATTAATAAGATGGACCGGGTGGGGGCCGACTTCGACGATGCGGTCTCCATGATGCGGGAGAGGCTGGCCGCCAAGGCGGTGCCCATCCAGATGCCCATCGGTCGGGAGGAGGCCTTCAGCGGGGTGGTTGATCTGGTAACTATGAAAGCCCTGACCTTTGACGAGAAGGGCGAAAAAACTCCCGAAGCTGGGCCCATACCAAAGGATCTGATGGCGGACGCCCGGAAATATCATGACAGCTTGGTAGAACAGGTGGCTGAGTTCGACGAGGAGGCCATGCATGCTTACCTGGACGGCAAGGAGATCACCCCGGAGATGCTGAAAAGGTCCATCAGAAAAGGTGCCTTGGAGATTAAGATATTCCCGGTGCTGTGTGGGGCTTCATTCAAGAACAAAGGGGTTCAGTTGCTGTTGGACGCCATCGTGGATTATCTGCCGGCCCCCACCGATCTTCCACCAATCACCGGCATCAATCCCTATACCAGCCACAAGGAAGAGCGGCATGACAGTCCCGACGAGCCTCTGGCCGGCCTGGTGTTCAAGATAGCCACCGATCCTTATGTGGGCAAGATTTCGTTCGTCAGGATCTACTCCGGAGTTCTCAAGGCCGGCGAAACGGTCTATAACAGCAACATCGACAAGCGGGAACGGGTCAGCCGGATCCTGATGATGCATGCCAACAAGCGTGAGGATGTGGACCAAATATCGGCCGGAGACATCGCCGCCTTGGTGGGATTAAAGGAAAGCCGCACCGGGCATACCATCTGTGACAAGACGCATCCCCTGGTGCTGGAAGCCATGAAATTCCCGGATCCGGTTATAGCGGTGGCTCTGGAGCCCAAATCCAAGGCCGATCAGGACAGGATGGGATTGGCCCTGGCAAAACTGCTGGAGGAGGATCCCACCTTCAAGGTGAAGACCGACGAGGAGACCGGCCAGACAATCATCTCCGGCATGGGCGAGCTTCATCTGGAGATAATCGTGGACCGCATGCTGCGGGAGTTCTCGGTGCAGGCCAACGTGGGCAAACCCCAGGTATCGTACCGCGAGACCATCCGCAAATCAGTCACCAGCAACATCAAATTTGCCAAGCAGACCGGCGGCCACGGACAATTCGCCCACGTGGTGATACATGCCGAGCCCAAAGAGGCCGGGACCGGATTTGAATTCGTCAATTCCATCATCGGCGGCAACATACCCAAGGAATTTATTCCCTCGGTGGAAAAGGGCGTCAAGGACGGTCTGGAATCAGGGGTGCTGGCGGGATATCCGGTAGTGGATGTCAAGGTTGAGCTGACCGACGGCTCCTATCACGAGGTGGATTCTTCGGACATGGCCTTTAGGATAGCCTCTTCTATGGCGGCCCGGGATGCCCTGCAGAAAGCATCATCAGTTCTCTTAGAACCAGTTATGGACGTGGAAGTGGTGGTCCCCGAAGTGTATATGGGTGACGTGATCGGTGACCTCAGCGCCCGCCGGGGTAAGATTCTGGGATTGGTGAAACGCAAGGATGCCCAGGTCATAGCCTCGATGGTCCCCCTTTCCGAGATGTTCGGGTACGCTACCAGATTGAGATCCCTCTCTCAGGGAAGAGCCATTTACACCATGCAGTTTCATCATTACGAGGAGGTTCCCCGGTCTGTTTCCGAGGAGATAATGGAAAAAAGCGGAAGCCGGCACTAA
- a CDS encoding nucleotidyl transferase AbiEii/AbiGii toxin family protein, producing the protein MTDIGASVRERLKQKADSLGYDFKVLLTHYALERLLYRLGRSKYRDRFLLKGALLFKVWYDQMVRTSMDADLLGEGNSDIPKLVKIFRELCLVPVEPDGLEFLPDTVSGLEIRENAEYQGVRITLTAMLSGARIHLQIDVGFGDAVVPRPKSIRYPVLLGFPAPSIKVYTQYTAIAEKLQTLVDKGLANSRMKDYYDIWYISRHSNIDGSKLSRAIAATFKRRKTGLPETLPEGLGDGFASDNAKQRQWTAFLKKTKPGEICELDAAINEMRIFLMPVVESLIEKKPYNKTWHPGQGWL; encoded by the coding sequence GTGACCGACATCGGCGCTTCGGTGCGCGAGCGCCTTAAGCAGAAAGCTGACAGCTTGGGCTACGACTTTAAGGTCCTGCTCACCCATTATGCCCTGGAGCGTCTGCTTTACCGTCTGGGCCGCTCGAAATACCGGGATCGGTTCCTGCTAAAGGGCGCCTTGCTTTTCAAGGTCTGGTACGATCAGATGGTTCGTACCTCGATGGACGCTGATCTGCTGGGTGAAGGAAACAGCGATATACCGAAGTTGGTGAAGATATTCCGGGAACTGTGCCTGGTTCCGGTAGAGCCGGACGGGTTAGAATTCCTGCCGGACACCGTCAGTGGCCTGGAGATACGTGAGAATGCCGAATATCAGGGCGTAAGAATAACGCTGACAGCCATGCTTTCCGGCGCCCGGATTCATTTGCAGATAGACGTCGGTTTCGGCGATGCGGTGGTTCCCAGGCCCAAGAGCATAAGGTATCCAGTGCTGCTGGGTTTTCCCGCCCCCAGCATCAAGGTTTACACACAATACACGGCAATTGCCGAAAAACTACAGACGCTAGTTGACAAAGGTCTGGCCAACAGCCGGATGAAGGATTATTACGATATTTGGTACATATCTAGGCATAGCAATATCGACGGATCAAAGCTTTCCAGGGCAATAGCGGCTACCTTTAAGAGAAGGAAAACGGGGTTGCCGGAAACCTTGCCGGAAGGTCTGGGCGATGGTTTCGCCTCAGATAATGCCAAGCAGCGGCAATGGACGGCGTTCCTTAAAAAGACTAAGCCCGGCGAGATATGCGAACTGGATGCCGCTATAAATGAGATGAGGATTTTTCTTATGCCAGTGGTCGAATCTCTAATCGAAAAGAAACCATATAATAAAACTTGGCATCCCGGGCAAGGCTGGCTTTAA
- the rplC gene encoding 50S ribosomal protein L3: MMNAMIGRKIGMTQVFGESNVMVPVTVLEVGPCVVTQIKTKDKDGYSAVQLGFGSKKPGKVNKPTSGHLAKSKAQPVQVMQEFRVDDTAGYQLGQVITADIFAAGDKIKISGTTKGKGTAGVMKRHKFHGGPASHGQTDRNRHAGSIGAGSSPGRVYPGTKMAGHMGDVKFSVMNLKVVKVDQSKNIILVKGAVPGAPDGIVSIHKI, from the coding sequence ATCATGAACGCAATGATCGGCAGAAAGATCGGGATGACCCAGGTATTCGGCGAGAGCAATGTCATGGTTCCGGTGACGGTGCTGGAGGTCGGGCCCTGCGTGGTGACCCAGATCAAAACCAAGGACAAGGACGGCTACAGCGCCGTTCAGCTGGGATTCGGTTCCAAGAAGCCCGGCAAGGTAAACAAACCAACCAGCGGCCATCTGGCTAAATCCAAGGCCCAGCCGGTTCAGGTGATGCAGGAGTTCCGGGTTGACGATACGGCAGGCTATCAGTTGGGCCAGGTGATAACCGCTGATATTTTTGCCGCCGGCGACAAGATCAAGATATCCGGAACCACCAAGGGGAAAGGCACCGCCGGCGTTATGAAGCGCCATAAATTCCACGGAGGACCGGCCAGCCACGGTCAGACCGACCGTAACCGGCATGCCGGCTCCATCGGGGCTGGCTCGTCTCCGGGCCGGGTGTATCCCGGCACCAAGATGGCCGGACACATGGGGGATGTAAAATTTTCGGTCATGAATCTGAAGGTGGTAAAAGTAGATCAGTCCAAGAACATCATTCTGGTCAAGGGAGCGGTACCCGGGGCTCCGGACGGAATCGTGTCAATCCATAAGATATAA
- the rpsL gene encoding 30S ribosomal protein S12 — translation MPTINQLIRHGRKTKSKKTKAPALKNCPQKRGVCTRVYTTTPKKPNSALRKVAKVRLSNGIEVLSYIPGEGHNLQEHSIVMVRGGRVKDLPGVRYHIVRGTLDTSGVDGRKRSRSLYGTKRAKK, via the coding sequence ATGCCGACCATCAACCAACTGATCCGACACGGAAGAAAAACCAAATCCAAAAAGACCAAGGCCCCAGCCCTGAAAAACTGCCCCCAGAAGCGCGGCGTCTGCACCAGGGTCTACACCACCACCCCCAAGAAGCCCAACTCAGCCCTGCGCAAGGTGGCCAAGGTCCGGCTGTCCAACGGTATCGAAGTATTGTCCTATATCCCCGGCGAGGGTCATAATCTGCAGGAGCACTCCATTGTGATGGTGCGGGGCGGCCGCGTCAAGGATCTTCCTGGCGTGCGCTACCACATCGTCCGCGGGACCCTGGACACCTCCGGCGTGGACGGCCGCAAGAGAAGCCGCTCGCTGTACGGCACCAAACGCGCCAAGAAATAA
- the rpsJ gene encoding 30S ribosomal protein S10 yields MSVQSIRIKLKAYDHAVLDQSVAEIVNTAKRTGARISGPIPLPTRKTIYTVNRSTHVDKKSREQFERRIHKRLIDILNSTPQTINALTKLELPAGVDIEIKSGL; encoded by the coding sequence GTGTCAGTTCAAAGCATTAGAATAAAACTTAAGGCCTATGATCACGCGGTGCTGGACCAGTCGGTGGCCGAGATCGTCAACACCGCCAAACGGACGGGAGCCAGAATTTCCGGCCCCATCCCCCTGCCGACCAGAAAGACGATCTATACCGTCAACCGTTCCACCCATGTCGACAAGAAATCCCGGGAACAGTTCGAACGGAGGATCCACAAGAGGCTGATCGATATCCTGAACTCCACTCCCCAGACCATCAACGCTCTGACCAAATTGGAGCTTCCGGCCGGGGTGGATATCGAGATCAAGAGCGGCCTGTAA
- the rpsG gene encoding 30S ribosomal protein S7 — protein MPRRKRVIKRELLPDPKYHDTMVTIFINNLMERGKKSIAERIFYNAVEIVEKKTKASGIDGFKQALNNIKPVLEVKPRRVGGATYQVPVEVKPERRTALAIRWMIAAAKSRSEQTMRERLAGEILSAIKNEGGAIKKKEDAHKMAEANKAFAHYRF, from the coding sequence ATGCCGAGAAGAAAAAGAGTCATAAAGCGGGAACTGCTGCCCGATCCCAAATACCACGACACCATGGTTACCATCTTCATCAACAACCTGATGGAGCGGGGAAAGAAGAGCATCGCCGAGAGGATCTTCTACAACGCGGTGGAGATCGTGGAGAAGAAGACCAAGGCCTCGGGGATCGACGGTTTCAAGCAGGCCCTGAACAACATCAAGCCAGTGCTGGAGGTCAAGCCCCGCCGGGTGGGCGGCGCCACCTATCAGGTGCCGGTGGAAGTAAAACCGGAGCGCCGGACCGCACTGGCCATCCGCTGGATGATCGCCGCGGCGAAGTCCCGCTCCGAGCAAACCATGCGGGAACGCCTGGCCGGAGAGATCCTGTCGGCCATCAAGAACGAGGGCGGCGCCATCAAGAAGAAAGAGGACGCCCACAAGATGGCCGAGGCTAACAAGGCCTTTGCCCATTACCGGTTCTAA
- the rplD gene encoding 50S ribosomal protein L4 has translation MLSVNLFDDKGKKSGSLEVPEDVFGTRPNQHLLYLAVREYLDNQRQGNAATQNAADVRGGGKKPFKQKGTGRARQGSTRASIMVGGYVAHGPEPRDHSWELPKKSRQAALRSAWSDGFKSGKLGVIESLKTTGKTKEMVELLKTMEMGGQKVLLLDQVHSPEVRKSGSNIPGLTLKPVREVNPYDIIKADKVILTRKGLEAVKEAFAK, from the coding sequence ATGTTATCTGTAAATCTGTTCGATGATAAGGGGAAGAAATCCGGCAGCCTAGAGGTTCCGGAGGATGTCTTCGGCACCAGGCCCAATCAGCATCTGCTGTATCTGGCGGTCAGGGAATACTTAGACAACCAGAGACAGGGCAATGCCGCCACCCAGAACGCGGCCGATGTCAGGGGCGGCGGAAAGAAGCCTTTCAAACAGAAGGGGACCGGCCGGGCCAGACAGGGCAGCACCAGGGCTTCCATCATGGTGGGCGGTTATGTAGCTCATGGGCCGGAGCCCCGGGATCATTCCTGGGAGCTTCCCAAAAAATCCCGCCAGGCTGCCCTCCGCTCGGCCTGGTCCGACGGTTTTAAATCCGGCAAGCTGGGCGTCATAGAATCGCTTAAGACCACCGGCAAGACCAAGGAGATGGTGGAGCTGTTAAAGACCATGGAGATGGGCGGGCAGAAGGTTCTGTTGCTGGACCAGGTCCATTCCCCGGAGGTCCGCAAATCCGGAAGCAATATTCCGGGCCTGACCTTAAAGCCGGTCAGAGAGGTCAACCCCTACGATATCATCAAGGCCGACAAGGTAATCCTTACCAGGAAGGGACTGGAAGCCGTAAAGGAGGCATTCGCCAAATGA
- a CDS encoding Lrp/AsnC ligand binding domain-containing protein, with protein MVAAYEFINCDAGKAELVVRALRKIKGLKQAHVVTGLHDIIAYVEAPSMKDLTKLIISKIQGTKGVGRTVTCIVVNGN; from the coding sequence ATGGTAGCAGCTTATGAGTTCATCAATTGCGATGCCGGCAAAGCCGAACTGGTAGTCAGGGCCCTGCGCAAGATCAAAGGGTTAAAGCAGGCTCACGTGGTAACCGGGCTTCATGACATCATCGCCTATGTGGAGGCCCCAAGTATGAAGGACTTGACCAAACTGATCATTTCCAAAATCCAGGGGACCAAGGGCGTCGGCCGAACAGTTACCTGCATCGTGGTCAACGGCAACTAG
- a CDS encoding type IV toxin-antitoxin system AbiEi family antitoxin domain-containing protein, whose product MQISKYKILYELLGKRSVISISDLNAHNIPREYLSRLYKQGKLEKVGRGVYSFPNVNKTENYAYAHVSRLVPKGVVCLISALRFNNFTTQLPWQIWVAIDEKARRPNVDNRNIKYIRYSGKAFTEGVEEHIIEGVNVRVYSPAKTVADCFKYRNKIGLDVALEALKEGRRARKFTADELTKYARIDRVLNVIRPYMEAVF is encoded by the coding sequence ATGCAAATATCAAAATACAAAATACTTTATGAACTTCTTGGGAAGCGTAGTGTAATTAGCATTAGTGACCTCAATGCGCATAACATTCCGCGGGAATATCTTTCGCGTCTATATAAACAAGGCAAGCTTGAGAAGGTCGGACGAGGTGTGTATTCATTCCCTAATGTCAATAAAACAGAGAATTACGCTTATGCACATGTATCAAGGCTAGTGCCTAAAGGCGTTGTTTGCCTGATTTCAGCACTGCGTTTCAATAATTTCACTACACAACTGCCGTGGCAAATATGGGTTGCCATAGATGAGAAAGCACGACGGCCTAACGTTGATAACCGTAATATTAAATATATAAGATATTCCGGTAAAGCTTTTACAGAAGGCGTCGAAGAACATATAATCGAAGGCGTCAACGTTCGGGTTTACAGCCCCGCCAAGACGGTGGCCGATTGCTTCAAATACCGCAACAAGATCGGCCTGGACGTGGCCCTGGAAGCCCTTAAGGAAGGCCGTAGGGCCCGCAAGTTCACCGCAGACGAGCTGACCAAATACGCCAGGATAGACAGGGTGCTAAACGTGATCAGGCCGTACATGGAGGCGGTCTTTTGA